TTTATAATTAGGTACTCCAAGGAATTTTTCCCTTTTTACAAGGTTTCCTTTTCCATCTCCCTTATCGCCATGGCAAATAGCACAATATATCGTGAAAAGCTGCTCTCCTCTTGCAGGATCAATGCTTAAAGAATCCAGCGGGCTTTTAAGGTTTGCTTTTGCCATTTCGTACCCTTCAGTGGTATTAGGATACTCATAAGGTGTAAAGCCCCTTGGTATAGAACCTTTTGCAGGAAGCTGTCCTTCTTTCCCATTTGGGAATACCGGATGTTCCGAATAGGTTTCATAAGGCACTGCCTCGTACATGTTGGGCATGTACTGGTAGTTGGGCTCCGATTTGTTATGGCAGGCAGTAATTGATGCTGTCGCCACTGCAAGTAATGCTATTTTATATAACGCTTTCATACTTTCTGTTAATGCTTTTCAATTACTTTCACTTCCACAGCGTGTGTCCCTTCAAAGAAAGAAACCATCTGGTCAACATCGCCATGAACAGCAACTTCCATAAGGAAATGGTCATCGGTTGTCCTTACATCCGGGTTCTCTGCCTGTTTGAACGGCCATAATTTACTCCTCATATAAAAGGTGATAACCATTAAGTGGGCAGCGAAGAATACTGTCATCTCAAACATTACCGGTACGAATGCCGGCATGTTCTGGATGTAGCTGAAGCTTGGCTTGCCACCGATATCCTGCGGCCAGTCCTGGATCATGATGAACCACATCATTGTAGTAGCCACTGACAATCCCACCAAACCATATAAGAATGAAGTAATAGCTATCCTCGTTGGGGCAAGGCCCATGGCTTTATCGAGCCCGTGAACCGGGAATGGCGTATAAATTTCTTCAATGTGATGATGCGCAGCGCGTGTTTTCCTTACTGCATCCATTAGGATATCATCATCATTGTACAGTACATGTATAACTTTATTACTCATGATCTTAGTGATGATTATGTTCTGAATGTGAATGATTGTCGTGTCCGCCTTCTTCCCTTTTCCTCTTATAGAACTCTCCGGAAGATTTCATAATTGTTTTTACCTCTGCCTGTGCTATTACAGGGAAGCTCCTTGAATACAGAAGGAACAACACAAAGAAGAAGCCGATAGTACCGATGAAGAAGCCCGCATCTACGAAAGTAGGCTGGAACATCGTCCATGATGACGGCAGGTAATCCCTGTGGAGTGAGGTAACGATGATTACGAAACGCTCAAACCACATACCTATGTTTACAACAATTGATATAATGAATGAAGCATAGATGCTTGTCCTGATCTTTTTAGACCACATAACCTGTGGAGAAACCACGTTACAGGCCATCATCAAAAGGTAAGACCACCAGTAAGGCCCCGTTGCCCTATTAAGGAAGGCATACTGCTCATACTCTACACCTGAGTACCAGGCAATGAACAGCTCAGTGATATAGGCACATCCTACAATCGAACCTGTGATCATGATGATGATGTTCATCAATTCGATGTGCTGTATTGTGATATAAGCTTCAAGGTTGGATACCTTCCTCATGATGATAAGAAGGGTGTTTACCATCGCGAATCCGGAGAAGATCGCACCCGCAACGAAGTATGGCGGAAGGATGGTAGTGTGCCATCCCGGTATTACCGAGGTAGCAAAGTCAAAGGATACGATAGTGTGTACAGAAAGTACAAGTGGTGTGGCAAGGCCGGCAAGTACCAATGATACTTCCTCAAAACGCTGCCAGTCTTTAGCACGTCCGCTCCATCCGAAGCTCACTATAGAATATACTCTTTTTGTAAAAGGTGTTATGGCCCTGTCGCGAAGCATTGCAAAATCCGGAAGCAAACCTGTCCACCAGAATACAAGCGATACCGAAAGGTAAGTCGAGATCGCGAATACGTCCCAAAGAAGCGGTGAGTTGAAGTTTACCCAAAGCGAACCGAACTGGTTGGGGATTGGCATAACCCAGTAAGCTAACCATGGACGGCCCATGTGGAATACCGGGAACATCGCTGCCTGGATAACAGAGAAGATGGTCATCGCCTCTGCCGAACGGTTAATAGCCATCCTCCATTTTTGGCGGAACAATAATAGTACTGCCGAGATAAGCGTTCCGGCGTGACCGATACCTACCCACCAAACGAAGTTGGTGATATCCCAGGCCCAGCCAATTGTTTTATTTGAACCCCATGTACCGATACCTGTTCCAACTGTATAGGCAACACAACCTACACCCCAGAGGAAAGCGGCAAGTGCAATGGAAAACGCGATCCACCATTGCCTGTTAGCCCTGCCTTCCACCGGCCTTGCAACATCTACTGTTACATCGTGATAATTTTTGTCACCTATAATTAAAGGTTTTCTAATGGGTGCTTCGTAATGAGACGACATAATCCTTTATCTTGTTTCTTATTAATATTACTTCTAACTATGTATTCCTCACTTTCACGTGGTAGAACACATTCGGTTTCGTTCCTATCTGGCTAAGCAGGTGGTACGCCCTGTCGCTGTCTTTAAGCTCTACGATCGGGTCTTCTGCATTGTTCACATCGCCGAATACCATTGCACCGCTTCCGCAGGCCTCAGAACATGCCGAGTAGAACTCATCCTTGTTAACCGGACGGCCTTCCCTCTTAGCTTTAAGGATGGTAGCCTGTGTCATCTGGATACAGAAAGAACATTTTTCCATTACACCCCTCGAACGAACGTTAACATCCGGGTTGAGTACCATACGGCCAAGGTCGTTGTTCATGTGGTAATCGAACTCGCTGTTCTTGTTATATAGGAACCAATTGAAACGGCGTACTTTATAAGGACAGTTGTTTGCACAGTAACGGGTACCCACACAACGGTTGTATGCCATGTGGTTTTGTCCCTGGCGGCCGTGCGATGTAGCAGCAACCGGGCAAACAGTCTCACACGGAGCATGGTTACAGTGCTGGCACATTACCGGCTGGAATGCTACCTGCGGCTGTTCTGCAGGGTGTTCCATTTCATTGAAGGTAGATACCGAGTTGAAAAGGCCTGATGTAGAATCTTTAAGGTGGTCATCCCCGGCAAAAGTATCTTCGTGAGAGTAATATCTGTCGATACGCAGCCAGTGCATATCGCGGCTTCTCCTTATTTCTGATTTTCCTACTACAGGAACGTTGTTCTCGGCGTGACATGCAATAACACACGCGCCACATCCTGTACAGGCATTAAGGTCGATAGAAAGGTTAAAGTGGTGCCCTGTAGTCCTGTCGAATGATTCCCAAAGGTCTACCGTAGCAGCAGGAACTTCTTTGTGATCTAACGATACCTGCGGCATCGGGTTCCATTCTGAAGCATCTTTTGCATTGAAATCCTTAAGGGTAGTCTCCTTAATGATATCTCCCCTTCCCATAAGCGTTTTCTGAAGCTGTACGCAGGCAAACTCATGCTCACCTGGTTCTTTTGTCAGCTTCACGTCCTGGAAGGAATTGAAGTTGTTATATAATGCGTAAGCGTTCACACCTACGATCATGTCTTTTTTCATGGCTGCCTGGCGCCCGTAGCCCAGTGCAACACCTACCGTACCCCTCGCCTGTCCCGGCTGGATGATAACCGGCACTTTTTCAAGCTTCTTGCCGTTCGCTTCGATAGTCACATAGCTTCCGTTAAGTCCGCCATTCGCTACATTCCAGTTTTCAAGGCCAAGTTTCTCGGCATCAAACTTCGATACGGTAACATAGTTATCCCACGATACCCTTGTAATAGGGTCCGGGAACTCCTGAAGCCATGGGTTGTTCGCCTGTTGGCCATCACCCATACCCACTTTAGTGTAAAGCACCAGCTCAAGGCCGTTTGCTTTCTTAGCACCTGCAAGCTTAGAAGCTGCACCGTTGAAATCTGCAGCACCCGCAGCGGCAGCAACCGGCATTTCGGTTACGGCAACACCATCGTGCACCAATTGGTTCCAGCCTTTTCCGGCAGACCATGCCGAAGAAGATGCCCTAAGGTAATCGTAATAGCTTTGTGGGCTGCCCGACCATGCAAGCAGTGAATCCTGCAGCTGCCTCGTTTTAAACAACGGGCGGATAGTTGGCTGTGTGATACCGTAGTATCCTTTTGCTATGCTTACATCGCCCCATGACTCAAGGTAGTGAGGCGCTGCCGCAGCTATAACAGATTTTGAAGCAGTCTCATCTGCCTTAAGCGAGAATGCAACTGATAGTTTTACTTTTTTAAGGCCTTCTGCAAAGTCAGCGCTGTTAGGAAGCGTGTATACAGGGTTCACACCGCTCATGATAAGCGTGTGTACGCTGCCTGCTTTCATATCGTTTACCAGCTGTGCAACAGCTTTAGCATCACCTTTCCTTACAAGGCGGGCTGCACCCGGCTGGAACGCCTGTGAAGCCAGCGCATTGTTGATGGCCAATACAAGAAGTTGTGCATTAACATCATCAAGGCCGGTAACAACTACACCTCTTGATTTTGCTTTCGCTACTTCCTGTGCAGCAGCAGCAACTGCTTTTTCGTAAGCTGCATTACCAATAGCAGGAACACTTATTCCGGCACCGGTAACCGCATTATATATTTTTACAAGGGCATATTTTTGCTCTGTAACAGTCAATGGGATACGCTTGTCAGCGTTAGCTCCCGCAAGTGACATGTTCGACTCAATCTGTATATGCCTTGACATTTTTCCATTTTTCGGGATACGGCCCATGGTATAACCTGAATCATATCCGCCACCCTGCCAGTCGCCAAGGATATCGGCACCTACAGAAACGATTACATCAGCCTTACCGAAGTCATAATCGGCAAGCGCCCTTTCGCCGTAAACGGCCTGGAACGCATCTAACGCCTCAGAACAAGAAACCGCATCATATACCACATGCTTAAAGCCCGGATATTTGGCACCGAACTCCGCGATAAGCTTATCTGTAGAAGGGCTTGCAGTTGTACCTGTAAGCACTATCACCTGGCCGCCGCCTGCTGCTGCCTGTGAAAGGCTTGCTTTCACCTGCGCATCAACAGCTTCCCATGTTGCCGGCTTCTCTTTGATCATCGGCTCTTTCAGGCGCATGCTGTCATATAGGGAAAGTACAGAGGCATAAACCCTCGCGTTGGCAGTTACTTTCGCACCTGTAAGACGGTTGTTTTCTACTTTAATAGGACGTGCCTCACGGGTCTTGATAAGTATGTTGGCGAAATCGAAACCATCTGCCATCGTAGTTGCATAATAATCAGCAACACCAGGGATGATCTCTTCCGGCTGAACTACATAAGGAATAGACTTGATAACCGGGCCCTCACACGCTGCAAGCGATGCAGCAGCAGTAGTGAACCCTACATATTTCAAAAAGTCACGACGGCTTGTTGATGACGACTCCAAAGCCTCCTTGTCACCAAGGAACTCCTCAGTAGGAATCTCCTCAACAAACTCATTGTTTCTTAGCGTCTCAACAATAGAGCTGTTTTCATTAAGCTCTTCAACACTTTGCCAGTATTTTTTGTTTGATGCCATGTTGTATATAAATATTTAGCTTCTTAAAAATTTGATTAATAGTGACATTTTCCACACTCAGTTCCGCCCATGTCAGCAGCGGTAAGCTTGTCCTTGCCATACTTTTTAGCAAGTTCATCGTGGATCTTGGCGTAGTATTCGTTGCCTTCTACCTTAACATCGGTTGTACGGTGGCAGTTGATACACCAGCCCATTGTAAGAGGGGAATGCTGTCTCATAACTTCCATTTTCTCAACCGGGCCGTGGCAGGTCTGGCATTCAACACCGGCAACAGTAACGTGCTGTGAGTGATTGAAGTAAACAAAGTCAGGAAGGTTGTGAATCCTAACCCATTTAACAGGCTTTTGAACTCCAGTGTATTTTTGCGCAGTAGCATCCCATCCTACCGCATTGTATAGCTTTTTGATTTCGCCAGTGTAGAATTCTTTTGAATGGTCAACATAAAGCGAATCTTTGTCTCCCTGGAATTCAGCGATATTTTTGTGGCAGTTCATACAAACATTCAGCGAAGGAATACCCGATGCTTTACTTACCCTTGCCGAAGAGTGGCAATATTTACAATCGATACCATTATCACCGGCGTGGATCTTGTGCGAGAAGTGGATCGGCTGAACCGGTTCGTACCCCTGGTCAACTCCTATCTGCATAAGATAACCGTAAAGGAAATATGATGAAGCCAGCATAAGCAGGATAACAGTAACCAATACCAGGAACTGGTTCTTAGCATAAGCTTTCCATAATGAAAGGCGGGGCTCGTCTACGATCACAACACCATTGGAAGCAGCAACCCTTCTTAATGTCCTGTTCACCAAAACAAGCATTACGATAAGGACACCAAGCACAAGGATAAGCGCACCCAGTATCAACGCGTTTGAAGAACCGCCATTTGCGTTAGGATCAACAACTGGCGCCTTAACACCTCCGCCTCCACCGCCATTTTCAATTGGCATTGATGTATAAGCCATGATATTATCAATATCACCCTCGCTCAGCTGCGGGAACGGCGTCATTACAGAGTTGTTGTTCTCAGCGAAAAGCTTTACAGCCGCCGGGTCGCCGGATTTTATCATTTCGCTGCTGTTATGCACCCATTTGTAGATCCATGCACGGTCATGCCTGTCAGCCACACCCCTAAGAGCAGGGCCTGTTGACTTAGCATCAAGCTTGTGACATGCAGCACAAAGACTGTTAAATAGTTCCTTTCCCTTCACAGGATCTCCTGCACCTGCTGCCGGAGCCGCTGCACCGCCTGCAGGAGCCTCAGCCGCCGCGGGAGCCGCAGTTTCCTGCGCAAAAGATGTAAGAGAGAATGACAGCGATAACGCCAGACAGAACAAT
Above is a genomic segment from Flavobacterium album containing:
- a CDS encoding c-type cytochrome gives rise to the protein MKALYKIALLAVATASITACHNKSEPNYQYMPNMYEAVPYETYSEHPVFPNGKEGQLPAKGSIPRGFTPYEYPNTTEGYEMAKANLKSPLDSLSIDPARGEQLFTIYCAICHGDKGDGKGNLVKREKFLGVPNYKDRAITEGSVFHVVTYGLNAMGSHANQLTQEERWQVARHVMDLRSKL
- a CDS encoding DUF3341 domain-containing protein — translated: MSNKVIHVLYNDDDILMDAVRKTRAAHHHIEEIYTPFPVHGLDKAMGLAPTRIAITSFLYGLVGLSVATTMMWFIMIQDWPQDIGGKPSFSYIQNMPAFVPVMFEMTVFFAAHLMVITFYMRSKLWPFKQAENPDVRTTDDHFLMEVAVHGDVDQMVSFFEGTHAVEVKVIEKH
- the nrfD gene encoding NrfD/PsrC family molybdoenzyme membrane anchor subunit, whose amino-acid sequence is MSSHYEAPIRKPLIIGDKNYHDVTVDVARPVEGRANRQWWIAFSIALAAFLWGVGCVAYTVGTGIGTWGSNKTIGWAWDITNFVWWVGIGHAGTLISAVLLLFRQKWRMAINRSAEAMTIFSVIQAAMFPVFHMGRPWLAYWVMPIPNQFGSLWVNFNSPLLWDVFAISTYLSVSLVFWWTGLLPDFAMLRDRAITPFTKRVYSIVSFGWSGRAKDWQRFEEVSLVLAGLATPLVLSVHTIVSFDFATSVIPGWHTTILPPYFVAGAIFSGFAMVNTLLIIMRKVSNLEAYITIQHIELMNIIIMITGSIVGCAYITELFIAWYSGVEYEQYAFLNRATGPYWWSYLLMMACNVVSPQVMWSKKIRTSIYASFIISIVVNIGMWFERFVIIVTSLHRDYLPSSWTMFQPTFVDAGFFIGTIGFFFVLFLLYSRSFPVIAQAEVKTIMKSSGEFYKRKREEGGHDNHSHSEHNHH
- a CDS encoding TAT-variant-translocated molybdopterin oxidoreductase, translating into MASNKKYWQSVEELNENSSIVETLRNNEFVEEIPTEEFLGDKEALESSSTSRRDFLKYVGFTTAAASLAACEGPVIKSIPYVVQPEEIIPGVADYYATTMADGFDFANILIKTREARPIKVENNRLTGAKVTANARVYASVLSLYDSMRLKEPMIKEKPATWEAVDAQVKASLSQAAAGGGQVIVLTGTTASPSTDKLIAEFGAKYPGFKHVVYDAVSCSEALDAFQAVYGERALADYDFGKADVIVSVGADILGDWQGGGYDSGYTMGRIPKNGKMSRHIQIESNMSLAGANADKRIPLTVTEQKYALVKIYNAVTGAGISVPAIGNAAYEKAVAAAAQEVAKAKSRGVVVTGLDDVNAQLLVLAINNALASQAFQPGAARLVRKGDAKAVAQLVNDMKAGSVHTLIMSGVNPVYTLPNSADFAEGLKKVKLSVAFSLKADETASKSVIAAAAPHYLESWGDVSIAKGYYGITQPTIRPLFKTRQLQDSLLAWSGSPQSYYDYLRASSSAWSAGKGWNQLVHDGVAVTEMPVAAAAGAADFNGAASKLAGAKKANGLELVLYTKVGMGDGQQANNPWLQEFPDPITRVSWDNYVTVSKFDAEKLGLENWNVANGGLNGSYVTIEANGKKLEKVPVIIQPGQARGTVGVALGYGRQAAMKKDMIVGVNAYALYNNFNSFQDVKLTKEPGEHEFACVQLQKTLMGRGDIIKETTLKDFNAKDASEWNPMPQVSLDHKEVPAATVDLWESFDRTTGHHFNLSIDLNACTGCGACVIACHAENNVPVVGKSEIRRSRDMHWLRIDRYYSHEDTFAGDDHLKDSTSGLFNSVSTFNEMEHPAEQPQVAFQPVMCQHCNHAPCETVCPVAATSHGRQGQNHMAYNRCVGTRYCANNCPYKVRRFNWFLYNKNSEFDYHMNNDLGRMVLNPDVNVRSRGVMEKCSFCIQMTQATILKAKREGRPVNKDEFYSACSEACGSGAMVFGDVNNAEDPIVELKDSDRAYHLLSQIGTKPNVFYHVKVRNT
- a CDS encoding cytochrome c3 family protein, with protein sequence MKKVGNHTSFSRILLFCLALSLSFSLTSFAQETAAPAAAEAPAGGAAAPAAGAGDPVKGKELFNSLCAACHKLDAKSTGPALRGVADRHDRAWIYKWVHNSSEMIKSGDPAAVKLFAENNNSVMTPFPQLSEGDIDNIMAYTSMPIENGGGGGGVKAPVVDPNANGGSSNALILGALILVLGVLIVMLVLVNRTLRRVAASNGVVIVDEPRLSLWKAYAKNQFLVLVTVILLMLASSYFLYGYLMQIGVDQGYEPVQPIHFSHKIHAGDNGIDCKYCHSSARVSKASGIPSLNVCMNCHKNIAEFQGDKDSLYVDHSKEFYTGEIKKLYNAVGWDATAQKYTGVQKPVKWVRIHNLPDFVYFNHSQHVTVAGVECQTCHGPVEKMEVMRQHSPLTMGWCINCHRTTDVKVEGNEYYAKIHDELAKKYGKDKLTAADMGGTECGKCHY